In one Nicotiana sylvestris chromosome 8, ASM39365v2, whole genome shotgun sequence genomic region, the following are encoded:
- the LOC138874957 gene encoding uncharacterized protein, producing the protein MAINMNVQELLVIGDSDLLIHQDRGEWETKNSKILPYLHHIQKLRKRFTKTEFQHVPRVQNEFADALATLSSMIQHPDTNFIDPIPVKIHDQPTYCAHVEEEADGKPWFHDIKDAYQIAIDNARPDVSTPSYSSSQSSKTTVGVRALTA; encoded by the exons ATGGCCATTAACATGAACgttcaggaattgctagtgatcggggattcagacttgctcatacatcaggatCGAGGAGAGTGggaaaccaagaactctaagatacttccctacttgcatcatatacagAAGTTGAGGAAacggttcacaaagacagaatttcagcacgtccccagagtccagaacgagtttgctgatgcattagctactttatcgtccatgatccaacatccagatacaaatttcattgaccccatccCAGTAAAAATTCATGATCAGCCAACTTATTGTGCtcacgttgaggaagaagcggatggaaaaccatggttccatgacatcaagga TGCTTATCAAATTGCAATAGATAATGCTAGACCAGATGTTTCAACTCCTTCTTATTCtagttctcaatcatctaaaaCAACTGTAGGAGTAAGAGCACTTACTGCTTAG